The following proteins are co-located in the Deinococcus metallilatus genome:
- a CDS encoding YebC/PmpR family DNA-binding transcriptional regulator: MAGHSKWAQIKRKKGANDKKRSAIYSKHIRAIQAAVRSGGSGDPAGNLALKNAIAAAKADTVPADNIENAIKRAVGAAEGAADYKEVTYEGYGPGGTAIFIETLTDNVNRTVADIRAVFNKRGGALGTSGSVAWQFEKKGVILLPDASEAAQEAAIEHGAEDFQESEDGLEISTAPNDLYAVQDALTGAGFKPESGQITMIPSNTVAVNGDDARKLMALVDALEDLDDVQNVYTNADLPEEVEA, encoded by the coding sequence ATGGCCGGTCACAGCAAGTGGGCGCAGATCAAGCGCAAGAAGGGTGCGAACGACAAGAAGCGGAGTGCGATCTACTCCAAGCACATCCGCGCGATTCAGGCGGCGGTCAGGAGTGGCGGGAGCGGTGACCCGGCGGGGAACCTCGCTCTCAAGAACGCCATCGCGGCGGCGAAGGCCGACACCGTGCCCGCCGACAATATCGAGAACGCGATCAAGCGCGCGGTGGGTGCGGCGGAAGGTGCGGCCGACTACAAGGAAGTGACCTACGAGGGCTACGGCCCCGGCGGCACGGCGATCTTCATCGAGACGCTGACCGACAACGTGAACCGCACGGTGGCGGACATCCGCGCGGTCTTCAACAAGCGCGGCGGTGCGCTGGGCACCAGCGGCAGCGTGGCCTGGCAGTTCGAGAAAAAGGGCGTGATCCTGCTCCCCGACGCCTCCGAGGCGGCGCAGGAAGCGGCCATCGAACACGGCGCGGAAGACTTTCAGGAGTCGGAAGACGGCCTGGAGATCAGCACCGCGCCGAACGACCTGTATGCCGTGCAGGACGCCCTCACGGGGGCGGGCTTCAAGCCCGAGAGCGGCCAGATCACCATGATCCCCAGCAACACGGTGGCCGTGAATGGTGACGACGCCCGCAAGCTGATGGCGCTGGTGGACGCCCTGGAAGACCTGGACGACGTGCAGAACGTGTACACGAACGCGGATTTGCCGGAGGAAGTGGAAGCTTAA
- a CDS encoding dynamin family protein yields the protein MLVTGRVQDLLSRERVLLADLQAFLETQGAPPEAVEHARQAVRSLDESFLLVVVGEFNAGKSSFVNALLGAPVLPEGVTPTTDRIYLLVHGEKPGQMEPTRDPFVSRLTYPLPSLEGVALVDTPGTNAIIRQHQALTEGFLPRADLVLFLTSADRPFTESERQFLALAARWGRSVVLVVNKADLLETPEQREQVREFVEKGARGVLGLTPPVFLISARGEQRGGDPGFSALRDALRARLSETERTRLKLQSPLGTAAEILGGEEARAEAARQTLTEDLGILRDLEAQRERHRETMLGELDGQLNRLGRLLSEFEVRADRFIDDKLRFGNLRGLLNSRELEERFRREAVADLPEAIDRQFGSMIDRFVEANLHFWEDVQAFLIRRQPEGEVARTRFNYDRGALLEGIAGSAREHLETTTEHELARQLSRDAEDALKGAVGGLAGGLGIGAGIGVLVGASAVDFTGGILAGLTLGSLGLFVLPNKRLQAHRQLRQKVADLRESLERIIRREYEREQERADARLRDAISPYTRFTEQERVRLEAARTRAAELRGCLDALQTEVKALG from the coding sequence ATGCTCGTCACTGGCCGGGTTCAGGACCTCCTCTCGCGGGAGCGCGTGCTGCTCGCGGACCTCCAGGCGTTTCTGGAAACGCAGGGCGCGCCGCCCGAGGCGGTGGAACACGCGCGGCAGGCGGTCCGGTCGCTCGACGAGAGCTTTCTGCTGGTGGTGGTCGGTGAGTTCAACGCGGGCAAGAGCAGCTTCGTGAACGCGCTGCTGGGCGCGCCCGTGCTGCCGGAAGGCGTGACGCCCACCACCGACCGCATCTACCTGCTGGTGCATGGCGAAAAGCCCGGCCAGATGGAACCCACCCGTGACCCCTTCGTGAGCCGCCTGACCTATCCGCTGCCCAGCCTGGAGGGGGTGGCGCTGGTGGACACACCCGGCACGAACGCGATCATCCGCCAGCACCAGGCGCTCACCGAGGGCTTCTTGCCGCGCGCCGATCTGGTGCTGTTCCTCACCTCGGCCGACCGGCCCTTCACCGAATCCGAGCGGCAGTTCCTCGCGCTCGCCGCGCGCTGGGGCCGCAGCGTGGTGCTGGTCGTGAACAAGGCCGATCTGCTGGAAACCCCCGAGCAGCGCGAACAGGTGCGCGAGTTCGTGGAAAAGGGGGCGCGGGGCGTGCTGGGCCTCACCCCGCCCGTGTTCCTGATCAGCGCGCGGGGCGAGCAGCGCGGCGGCGATCCCGGCTTCTCGGCCCTGCGGGACGCCCTGCGGGCGCGCCTCTCGGAGACGGAGCGCACCCGCCTGAAACTGCAAAGCCCGCTGGGAACGGCGGCGGAAATCCTGGGCGGCGAGGAGGCCCGCGCCGAGGCCGCCCGTCAGACCCTCACCGAGGACCTGGGCATCCTGCGCGACCTGGAAGCGCAGCGCGAACGCCACCGCGAGACGATGCTGGGCGAACTCGACGGGCAGCTCAACCGCCTGGGCCGCCTCCTGAGCGAGTTCGAGGTCCGCGCCGACCGCTTTATCGACGACAAGCTGCGCTTCGGCAACCTGCGCGGCCTGCTGAACAGCCGCGAGCTGGAGGAACGTTTCCGGCGTGAAGCCGTGGCGGACCTGCCCGAAGCCATCGACCGGCAGTTCGGCAGCATGATCGACCGCTTCGTGGAGGCGAACCTGCATTTCTGGGAGGACGTGCAGGCCTTTTTGATCCGCCGCCAGCCCGAGGGCGAGGTGGCGCGCACCCGCTTCAATTACGACCGGGGTGCGCTGCTGGAGGGCATCGCCGGGAGTGCGCGCGAACATCTGGAGACGACCACCGAACACGAACTCGCCCGCCAGCTCTCGCGCGACGCGGAGGACGCCCTTAAGGGCGCGGTGGGCGGCCTGGCGGGGGGGCTGGGTATCGGCGCGGGCATCGGCGTGCTGGTCGGGGCGTCGGCGGTGGACTTCACCGGGGGCATCCTGGCAGGCCTCACGCTGGGCAGCCTGGGCCTGTTCGTGCTGCCCAATAAGCGCCTCCAGGCCCACCGGCAACTGCGGCAGAAGGTCGCGGACCTGCGGGAATCCCTCGAACGCATCATCCGCCGCGAGTACGAGCGCGAACAGGAACGCGCCGATGCCCGCCTGCGCGACGCCATCAGCCCCTACACCCGCTTCACCGAGCAGGAGCGGGTCCGGCTGGAGGCGGCGCGGACGCGGGCCGCCGAGCTGCGTGGCTGCCTCGACGCCCTGCAAACCGAGGTGAAGGCCCTGGGGTAA
- a CDS encoding carbonic anhydrase: MSQPPFDPAELERRILGAIRRGASMEDIAELRPGRMTSPEDAIQALMDGNARFFSGKATRPEADANQRRAQIMGQTPFAAVLACSDSRVPVEIVFDQGLGDLFVVRVAGNVVGESVLGTLEYATEHLTVRLIVVMGHEGCGAVAAALLPEEQLEREPESLRHLIARIQPCVKTLPPIRDKKARMREAVLNNVRCQVHDLRQQPVIQAAEARGQIRVIGAFYEIGSGAVDFLIEEEDLRP, encoded by the coding sequence GTGAGCCAACCTCCCTTTGACCCTGCCGAACTCGAACGGCGTATCCTGGGCGCGATTCGCCGGGGCGCCAGCATGGAGGACATCGCGGAACTGCGCCCCGGCCGCATGACCTCCCCCGAGGACGCCATCCAGGCGCTGATGGACGGCAACGCCCGCTTCTTCTCGGGCAAGGCCACCCGCCCCGAAGCCGACGCCAACCAGCGCCGCGCCCAGATCATGGGCCAGACGCCCTTCGCGGCGGTGCTGGCGTGCAGTGACAGCCGCGTGCCGGTGGAGATCGTGTTCGATCAGGGCCTGGGCGACCTGTTCGTGGTGCGCGTGGCGGGCAACGTGGTGGGCGAGTCGGTCCTGGGCACGCTGGAATACGCCACCGAGCACCTCACCGTGCGCCTGATCGTGGTGATGGGCCACGAGGGCTGCGGGGCCGTCGCCGCCGCGCTGCTCCCCGAAGAACAGCTTGAGCGCGAACCCGAGAGCCTGCGCCACCTGATCGCCCGCATCCAGCCCTGCGTGAAGACCCTCCCCCCCATCCGCGACAAGAAAGCCCGGATGCGCGAGGCAGTTCTCAACAATGTGCGCTGTCAGGTCCACGACCTGCGCCAGCAACCCGTGATCCAGGCCGCCGAGGCACGCGGCCAGATTCGCGTGATCGGCGCCTTCTACGAGATCGGCTCAGGCGCGGTGGACTTTCTGATTGAGGAAGAAGACCTGCGGCCCTGA
- a CDS encoding PulJ/GspJ family protein — protein sequence MVKHSKVQARAAEQGFTLIEILVAIALLGILAAVLTATLTGSLSLNRQAQRQLDTTSNVQQVMENVRNAWTVLSNYNNACAPGMTVPSGYTVKFINLSTRAEPINQNNTIASPPTAAPVNTLNTTTSSTCTASTNATLTGGAVPTMRRVIVQSGTAGPGNSQVIGPQDVALTLDLLRP from the coding sequence ATGGTGAAGCATTCAAAAGTACAGGCCAGGGCCGCAGAGCAGGGCTTTACTCTCATTGAGATTCTGGTCGCCATCGCCCTGCTGGGGATTCTGGCGGCAGTTCTGACAGCGACGTTGACCGGCTCCCTGAGCCTGAACAGGCAGGCACAGAGGCAATTGGATACGACGTCGAACGTTCAGCAGGTGATGGAGAACGTGCGAAACGCCTGGACCGTCCTGAGCAACTACAACAACGCCTGCGCTCCTGGCATGACTGTTCCCAGCGGCTATACGGTGAAGTTCATCAACCTCAGTACGCGGGCGGAGCCTATTAACCAGAACAATACGATTGCCAGTCCTCCAACAGCAGCGCCCGTGAATACCCTTAATACGACAACATCTTCGACATGCACGGCATCCACGAACGCCACGCTGACCGGGGGAGCTGTTCCGACCATGCGCCGCGTCATCGTGCAGTCGGGGACAGCAGGCCCGGGCAACTCACAGGTCATCGGCCCGCAGGACGTGGCCCTGACTCTCGACCTTCTGAGGCCATAG
- a CDS encoding pilus assembly FimT family protein, which produces MDTRGFTLLELLVVLAIIGILAGIFGISLIRSIRNAELREAATQVATDLRRARSQAQRGSADVVLVLPGSGGGTTYMVDTVTKTLPNNVKVICKTTCGSGTTTNVTYQAPYGELGAGATGSAYTIRSPMSGISDLEVRIVGVTGKVILTKAGS; this is translated from the coding sequence ATGGACACCCGTGGCTTTACTCTCCTCGAACTCCTGGTCGTCCTGGCCATCATCGGCATCCTCGCGGGCATCTTCGGCATCAGCCTTATCCGCAGCATCCGCAACGCAGAACTGCGTGAGGCCGCCACGCAAGTCGCCACCGACCTTCGGCGGGCGCGTTCGCAGGCGCAGCGGGGAAGTGCCGATGTCGTTCTTGTTCTGCCTGGGAGTGGCGGCGGAACAACGTACATGGTTGATACGGTGACCAAAACCCTGCCGAACAACGTCAAGGTGATCTGCAAGACGACTTGTGGTAGCGGCACAACGACAAACGTGACCTATCAGGCCCCTTATGGCGAATTGGGCGCAGGGGCGACGGGGAGCGCCTACACCATCAGGAGTCCCATGAGTGGGATCAGCGATCTTGAAGTCAGGATTGTCGGCGTGACAGGGAAAGTCATTCTGACAAAGGCAGGATCGTAA
- a CDS encoding amidohydrolase: MTPHSSSQLTVIHATTRTLDDAHPQAEAVLVGGGRVLAVGTREEVAALAPRARVLDHRDLILTPGLAEAHIHLVAYGFSLSELNLHGARSVTEVQAKVAQRAMNTPPGTWIRGGGFLLSELGLSAYPTAALLDEVSPHHPVLLYSRDMHLSWANSLALRLAGVTEATPDPEGGKIVRPLGTLLEGASGLVTRVIPAPSEAEYLAAARAGADDLAARGYVSAHTMAFEAPEAPRALQTLAAREELPLRVWATLPHERLERARELGLALNPGGLFQWGGVKFFADGALGSRTSWLHAPGFADGSGSGMSLDSPDLIRERGAEALRLGLTPVTHAIGDRASTEVLDAYDALRPLAAEKGVRLRIEHAQHLRPEDIPRFRGLTASVQPIHLQADGAMIRELMPHLADTSYAFRSLKEAGAILAFGSDAPVAPPEYRANFAAALTRRDDEGHPLAPHEALTEEEVLWAHTRGPALAAGWDDEGIIRPGARAAFTLWDRVGGNARALVL, encoded by the coding sequence ATGACGCCACACTCCAGCTCCCAGCTCACCGTGATTCACGCGACCACCCGCACCCTCGACGATGCTCACCCCCAGGCCGAGGCGGTGCTGGTCGGCGGCGGGCGGGTGCTGGCCGTGGGCACGCGGGAGGAGGTGGCCGCCCTGGCCCCGCGCGCCCGGGTGCTCGACCACCGCGACCTGATCCTCACGCCGGGGCTGGCCGAGGCCCACATCCACCTCGTCGCCTACGGGTTCTCGCTCTCGGAGCTCAACCTGCATGGGGCGCGCAGCGTGACCGAGGTGCAGGCGAAGGTGGCGCAGCGGGCCATGAACACGCCGCCCGGAACGTGGATTCGCGGTGGGGGTTTCCTGCTCAGCGAGCTGGGCCTGAGCGCGTACCCCACCGCCGCCCTGCTGGACGAGGTCAGCCCGCACCACCCGGTCCTGCTGTACTCCCGCGACATGCACCTGAGCTGGGCCAACTCGCTGGCGCTGCGGCTGGCCGGGGTGACGGAGGCCACGCCCGACCCCGAGGGTGGGAAGATCGTCCGTCCCCTGGGCACGCTGCTGGAAGGGGCCAGCGGGCTGGTGACGCGCGTGATCCCCGCCCCCAGCGAGGCCGAGTATCTGGCGGCGGCCAGGGCGGGGGCCGACGACCTCGCCGCGCGGGGCTACGTCAGCGCGCACACGATGGCCTTTGAAGCCCCCGAGGCGCCGCGCGCCCTCCAGACGCTCGCGGCGCGGGAGGAACTGCCGCTGCGTGTCTGGGCAACCCTCCCCCACGAACGCCTCGAACGTGCCCGCGAGCTGGGCCTCGCCCTCAATCCCGGCGGCCTCTTCCAGTGGGGCGGCGTCAAGTTTTTTGCCGATGGTGCCCTGGGCAGCCGCACGTCCTGGCTACATGCGCCCGGCTTCGCGGACGGCAGCGGCAGCGGGATGTCCCTCGACTCCCCCGACCTGATCCGCGAACGGGGCGCCGAGGCGCTGCGGCTGGGCCTCACGCCCGTCACCCACGCCATCGGTGACCGGGCGAGCACCGAGGTGCTGGACGCCTACGATGCCCTGCGCCCCCTGGCCGCCGAGAAGGGCGTGCGCCTGCGGATCGAACACGCCCAACACCTCCGCCCCGAGGACATCCCCCGCTTCCGGGGCCTCACCGCGAGCGTGCAGCCCATCCACCTTCAGGCCGATGGGGCCATGATCCGCGAGTTGATGCCGCACCTCGCGGACACCAGCTACGCCTTCCGCTCCCTGAAGGAGGCCGGGGCCATCCTCGCGTTCGGTTCCGATGCCCCGGTCGCGCCCCCCGAGTACCGCGCCAACTTCGCCGCTGCCCTGACCCGCCGCGACGACGAGGGACACCCCCTCGCCCCGCACGAGGCGCTGACCGAGGAAGAGGTTCTCTGGGCGCATACGCGCGGTCCCGCCCTGGCCGCCGGGTGGGACGACGAGGGCATCATCCGCCCCGGCGCGCGGGCGGCGTTCACCCTCTGGGACCGGGTGGGCGGGAACGCGCGGGCGCTGGTGCTGTAG
- a CDS encoding response regulator: MPRILVVDDDAAILKLISVILTRAGHEVRTSGHPLEALDLLQVFTPDLLISDVVMPYMTGLEFLEKVREHEKLSALPFMLLSSHAERDDVRRGMNLGADDYVPKPFTPQDLTTAVDARLRRAGLTRQGESGMAVRGLGTAQVVWKGMPVSWVSRKALELFFYLLEHKEVTSWEAAEALWPEKDEARASSLFHTTLHRLRRSLSNEAVVSTNRRYALAPDLHPDYDVTRFELLAAQAEQGSLGLEELRELSGLYGHFLPGADSPWVDDVRTRLEQKQLGVLGLAAQAATQAGRARDAAAFHQRALAIDPLSEPDWQGLARALGTIGDPRARLAAQREAWWAVDLH, from the coding sequence ATGCCGCGCATCCTCGTGGTGGACGACGACGCCGCCATCCTCAAACTCATCAGCGTGATCCTGACGCGGGCCGGGCACGAGGTCCGCACCAGCGGGCACCCGCTGGAGGCGCTCGATCTGCTCCAGGTCTTCACGCCCGACCTGCTGATCAGCGACGTGGTGATGCCCTACATGACCGGGCTGGAATTTCTGGAAAAGGTGCGTGAACACGAGAAACTGAGCGCCCTGCCCTTCATGCTGCTGTCCAGCCACGCCGAGCGCGACGACGTGCGGCGCGGCATGAACCTGGGTGCGGACGATTATGTGCCCAAGCCCTTCACGCCGCAGGACCTGACGACCGCCGTGGACGCCCGCCTGCGCCGCGCAGGGCTGACCCGCCAGGGTGAGAGCGGTATGGCAGTGCGGGGCCTGGGGACCGCGCAGGTCGTCTGGAAGGGCATGCCGGTTTCGTGGGTGTCGCGCAAGGCGCTGGAGCTGTTCTTCTACCTGCTGGAGCACAAGGAGGTCACCTCCTGGGAGGCCGCCGAGGCGCTGTGGCCGGAAAAGGACGAGGCGCGCGCCAGCAGCCTCTTTCACACCACCCTGCACCGGCTGCGGCGCAGCCTCAGCAACGAGGCGGTGGTCAGCACCAACCGCCGCTACGCGCTGGCGCCGGACCTGCACCCCGACTATGACGTGACCCGCTTCGAGCTGCTCGCCGCGCAGGCCGAACAGGGCAGCCTGGGCCTGGAGGAACTGCGCGAGCTGAGCGGCCTGTATGGCCACTTTCTGCCCGGCGCGGACAGCCCCTGGGTGGACGACGTCCGCACCCGTCTGGAGCAAAAGCAACTGGGCGTGCTGGGCCTCGCCGCGCAGGCCGCCACCCAGGCGGGCCGCGCCCGCGACGCTGCGGCGTTCCACCAGCGGGCCCTGGCCATCGACCCCCTCAGCGAACCCGACTGGCAGGGCCTGGCCCGCGCGCTGGGCACCATCGGTGATCCCCGCGCCCGCCTCGCCGCGCAGCGGGAAGCGTGGTGGGCGGTGGACCTGCACTGA
- a CDS encoding tyrosine-type recombinase/integrase, whose amino-acid sequence MHLDELWQRHTRHLKLRKRSPHTLTYYDATARTLRAYLEAQEHCLRAEAITVGDLRGFMEYLEARGLAEGGIDAHYRALKGVFGWAVKDELLDRNPTARLERVKKPHRLMVTLGGEEYRRMLAAARKSPFRDRETAIVITLFDTGLRLAEVASLTVDDVRFADGLIQVIDKGNKERVVPLGQMASEALDRYGVDPPVRKPASRRPGEGPRPGISWRPDRRFEGGRPPMTDRRMREGTFSEEQRTRFTTLAVSRNLSHVRWREVNPYGATNPVSVGLQLAATLLLWIATSPLEQAMNELDGDPLNPKLKRLWTEPDFQPDHPEGLRANLPRWWEAIAQGKVEMVLAGDGWYVVGLRARLGEPGGDSPVWEMTLDRERLEFIVDTLAWALPFWRTPITLPAPSEAGAARPGRKRKGRRANPAEPKD is encoded by the coding sequence ATGCACCTCGACGAACTCTGGCAGCGGCACACCCGGCACCTCAAGCTCCGCAAGCGCAGCCCCCACACCCTGACGTACTACGACGCTACCGCCAGGACCCTCCGAGCCTACCTGGAGGCTCAGGAGCACTGCCTGCGGGCCGAGGCCATCACGGTGGGGGACCTTCGCGGCTTCATGGAGTACCTCGAAGCGAGGGGCCTGGCCGAAGGAGGCATCGACGCTCACTACCGTGCCCTCAAAGGCGTCTTCGGCTGGGCAGTGAAGGACGAGCTGCTGGACCGCAACCCCACGGCCCGCCTGGAGCGTGTCAAGAAGCCCCACAGGCTCATGGTGACGCTGGGTGGGGAAGAGTACCGCCGAATGCTCGCCGCCGCTCGCAAGAGCCCTTTCCGTGACCGGGAGACAGCCATTGTCATCACCCTGTTCGATACGGGGCTCCGGCTGGCCGAAGTGGCGAGCTTGACCGTGGACGACGTGCGCTTCGCCGACGGCCTCATCCAGGTCATCGACAAGGGGAACAAGGAGCGGGTGGTGCCCCTGGGGCAGATGGCCTCCGAGGCGTTGGACCGGTATGGAGTTGACCCGCCGGTACGTAAACCTGCTTCCCGAAGACCTGGCGAGGGTCCACGCCCAGGTATCTCCTGGCGACCGGATAGACGCTTCGAAGGCGGGAGGCCGCCGATGACCGACAGACGGATGCGGGAGGGCACCTTCAGCGAAGAGCAGCGCACCCGCTTCACGACGCTGGCCGTGAGCCGCAACCTGAGCCACGTCCGCTGGCGCGAGGTAAACCCTTACGGCGCGACCAACCCCGTATCAGTCGGCCTCCAGCTCGCGGCGACGCTGCTGCTCTGGATAGCCACCAGCCCCCTGGAGCAGGCGATGAACGAGTTGGACGGTGACCCGCTCAACCCGAAACTCAAGCGGCTTTGGACCGAGCCGGACTTCCAGCCGGACCACCCGGAGGGGCTGCGGGCCAACCTGCCCCGCTGGTGGGAAGCCATCGCGCAGGGGAAGGTGGAGATGGTCCTGGCCGGAGACGGCTGGTATGTCGTCGGGTTACGGGCGCGTCTTGGTGAGCCAGGGGGTGACAGCCCCGTGTGGGAGATGACCCTGGACCGGGAACGCCTGGAGTTCATCGTGGACACTCTGGCCTGGGCACTGCCCTTCTGGCGCACGCCTATCACGCTGCCAGCGCCATCTGAAGCAGGTGCAGCGCGTCCCGGAAGGAAGCGTAAGGGCAGAAGAGCGAATCCGGCTGAACCCAAAGATTAG
- a CDS encoding GNAT family N-acetyltransferase yields MHLWKHLIPSCWGERVILARLRREDIPEITRYFQNLELTTYLGGSGVSYSLEDEQAYFESVSRSSAAQVTFGVYERESGRVIGGIDLRDINHRHGTAELGVSIHDPACWSGGFGSEATRLMVQYGVFHLGLHNILLRVFAFNTRAIRAYEKVGFQVCGRRTGTVRLGDQRYDTIFMEITADRVDTSALEAQITLLE; encoded by the coding sequence GTGCATCTGTGGAAGCACCTCATCCCGTCATGCTGGGGCGAGCGGGTGATCCTGGCGCGGCTGCGGCGCGAGGACATTCCCGAGATCACCCGCTACTTTCAGAACCTCGAACTCACCACCTATCTGGGCGGTTCCGGCGTGTCCTACAGCCTGGAGGACGAGCAGGCGTACTTCGAGAGCGTCAGCCGGAGCAGCGCCGCCCAGGTCACGTTCGGGGTTTACGAGCGTGAAAGCGGGCGGGTGATCGGCGGCATCGACCTGCGCGACATCAACCACCGTCACGGCACCGCCGAACTCGGCGTGAGCATCCACGACCCGGCCTGCTGGAGCGGCGGCTTCGGCTCGGAAGCCACCCGGCTGATGGTGCAGTACGGCGTGTTTCACCTGGGCCTGCACAACATTCTGCTCAGGGTGTTCGCCTTCAACACCCGCGCCATCCGCGCTTACGAGAAAGTCGGCTTTCAGGTCTGCGGGCGGCGGACGGGGACCGTGCGGCTGGGGGACCAGCGGTACGACACGATCTTTATGGAGATCACGGCGGACCGGGTGGACACGTCGGCCCTGGAGGCGCAGATCACGCTGCTGGAGTGA
- a CDS encoding arsinothricin resistance N-acetyltransferase ArsN1 family A, with the protein MTRTRAATPDDALAITRIYNQGIQDRVATFETRERSAAEVQEKLSEPYPAVVVLDTSREVVAFAWSRPYSTRPAYATIGDHGVYVAREARGQGYGEAALRALLQAARQAGLHKLTSRIFTDNTASRRLHLRCGFREVGTHRRHAQLDGDWRDVVIVEVLLDEP; encoded by the coding sequence ATGACCCGCACCCGTGCCGCCACACCGGACGACGCGCTCGCCATCACCCGCATCTACAACCAGGGGATTCAGGATCGCGTGGCGACCTTCGAGACGCGGGAGCGCAGCGCGGCCGAGGTGCAGGAAAAACTGTCGGAGCCCTATCCCGCCGTGGTGGTGCTCGATACGTCGCGGGAGGTCGTCGCCTTCGCCTGGAGCCGCCCCTACAGCACCCGGCCCGCCTACGCGACCATCGGGGACCACGGCGTCTATGTGGCGCGGGAGGCCCGGGGTCAGGGGTACGGCGAGGCCGCGCTGCGTGCCCTGCTGCAAGCGGCACGCCAGGCCGGACTCCACAAGCTGACCAGCCGGATTTTTACCGACAACACCGCGAGTCGCCGCCTGCACCTGCGCTGCGGCTTTCGCGAAGTGGGCACGCACCGGCGCCACGCGCAACTGGACGGCGATTGGCGGGACGTGGTGATCGTCGAGGTGCTGCTGGACGAGCCGTGA
- a CDS encoding PilW family protein, producing MKHQAQVGFTLLELLVGMAIMGVVMMALLNYFTQGTRVSTQSSSRAELQQEILNAQQLIAGKLKEAWYVYPPGQTINMTGTALTQKPAGGNAWQVGTDPILAMVLPPKNSALTCVSGTATSTSGPDGCYRFLAYYPVKRSVWLSGTGTDSWKNPGPDDDNADTWVLAEYRGTIAPGAGGSPPTTPPSIPMGNSANILSDYIAPTTLTSGFTTASNTYTMFTFTAADGTAASATKPVAGITINLATTRKVSGTTLRLPNATDEYSITVYPTNLGKIAVN from the coding sequence ATGAAACATCAGGCTCAAGTTGGTTTTACCCTTCTGGAACTGTTGGTGGGGATGGCGATCATGGGTGTCGTGATGATGGCCCTGCTCAATTACTTCACCCAGGGCACCCGCGTGTCCACCCAGTCGAGCAGCCGCGCCGAGTTGCAACAGGAGATTCTGAACGCGCAACAGTTGATCGCCGGGAAGTTGAAGGAAGCGTGGTATGTGTATCCGCCTGGGCAGACGATTAACATGACGGGTACGGCCTTGACGCAGAAGCCTGCGGGTGGCAATGCCTGGCAAGTGGGAACAGACCCTATCCTGGCGATGGTGCTGCCGCCAAAGAACTCGGCTCTGACCTGCGTCAGCGGTACCGCGACCAGCACAAGTGGCCCAGATGGCTGCTACCGCTTCCTGGCCTACTACCCGGTCAAGCGTTCGGTGTGGCTTTCGGGCACGGGGACGGACAGCTGGAAGAATCCGGGACCGGACGACGACAACGCCGATACCTGGGTGCTGGCCGAGTACCGGGGAACCATTGCCCCTGGAGCGGGGGGCAGCCCTCCCACTACGCCCCCCAGCATCCCGATGGGGAACAGCGCCAACATCCTCTCCGACTACATCGCCCCGACCACCCTGACATCCGGCTTCACCACGGCCTCCAACACCTACACCATGTTCACTTTCACGGCGGCAGATGGTACGGCAGCTTCGGCAACCAAACCGGTTGCTGGCATCACCATCAATCTCGCCACCACCCGCAAGGTCAGCGGCACCACCCTCCGCCTGCCCAACGCCACTGACGAATACAGCATCACCGTCTACCCCACCAACCTCGGCAAAATCGCTGTCAACTGA